The DNA window TCTATGATTGGGAAAGGCGCTCCGAACGGCTTAATCGGCAGAGCCTTGGCGACATGGTCGGGTTCGTCTTGCGGTCCAAGTGATCGGATGAAGCTGGGCTGCGCGAGCTGAGCTCAACCGACTCAACACCGACGCCCAGGCTGCCGAAGCACCGGGAAACAAGGGCGAGGGTGTTGATACAACGTCCAGGTGGCACGGCAAGTCAACTAACGCCTCAGACGCGGGGCCCGCTCTCCACGCGTCGCAGAATCCCGATGGATAGGACGCCGGTAGCTGCTTGCACTTTTGACGGGCGCTCCTCCTGCCCAGCTTTAGCGGTCCCGTCCGCCTAGAAAGGCGCGCGTTCTGTCACTTTTGCGCGAATGCCCACACCTGGACAGGAAAATTGGGTTCATTGCGCAGCGAGCGCCACGGCAATTTCCATGCCCAGCGTTTGAAGTTGGCGCGGACGCAGGCACGATTCCCCCACGACCCGGTTTGAATCCGCTCCAGATCGAAACCGCACTCAGCCAAAAAATGCTTCATTCCAGTCTCTGTCCACCGCGTGCAATCGCTGTACCAGCCGCCGTGGATGCGGACCAGAAAGGGTGTGGTGATCAGGAAATGGCCGCCAGGCCGCAGCATTTCGTACACGTTCTTTCCTGCGCGGTAGGGCCACAACAGATGCTCCCAAACCTGCTCGGCGATGATCAGATCGAACTGCTCGTCCAACGCAGTCGCGCAGATGTCGAACTCGGGATAGTGAACGTAGCGATACGTCCTGAACTGCTCGATATGTCCCCAAGTCTCGCCGGAAATCTCCAGCACGTCCAGCTGTTGTGGCCCTAAGCTCTGCACAAGTTCCCGGGTTTCACGGTCCATCACGACGCGTAACCAATGATGCTTTGTTCGATACGCTGCGATCGCCCACTGTGCATCAATGAACGATTGCAATACCGAATTGGGAACCTTATCTTCCCAGCCCAACTTCACGCCCCCAATCACAGTTGATCTCGCCGAAGTCCACGTCGACAGCGAACTTTGCCACCTTAGTCGCCAACGACGAAGGACAGCTACCGTCACCCCTGCTTTGTGACGCATACCAAGTCACTTGCGCATCACGTGTGCGGGTCGAACACGCGCGGTAGAGACTTACGAAACAGCTTGTGCCTGCAGCTGCCGCCTGCCCGAGCCTGGTCGGAGCAGATAACGCCCGTCGCCTCCTTGTCGATCTCGACTCCGATGCGAATGTATCCGAAGAGCGGTCTCTAGATCGGTGCGTCGCGGATTGCTTGGCAGCAACCCGCGTGTCGCCGGCGATCACACGGTCGCAGTTGGTGACTGTTCCGCGCATATACGCGGGTATAAAGGTCGGTGTGCGGGCACCTTGAAACCACGCATGGCAGGCCAGAGAACGTGAAGTCTCAGGACGCGACGGGTGGTACTGTCGTGGCTCGCCTGAACTCGGCAAATCTCCTGCAATTCTTGATCGAGGAACTCAATTTGGCTGACGGCGAACTTACCGCGCGCGAGGCGGAACAGGTCCTGTGGGACGTAATCGTCGTAGGCACCGGCATGGGAGGCGGGACGCTGGGCTACTCACTGGCCCGGTCAGGGCGCAGCGTGCTGTTCATCGAGAAGGGCCGCTCGACATTGCCAGCGGCTGCGGGGGCGATTCGGTCGGCGATGCCCGAAGTTGCTGAGCCGCTCGCGTGCCGCTCGCCAGAAGGCTACTTCGACGCTTTGGTGCGGGCTGGGCGGTCGACTGACGAAATCGAAGACATCAGCGGGCGCGTCCCCCGGCGGTTCATGCCGTTGATAGGCAGCGGCACCGGTGGATCGTCGGCACTTTATGGCATGGTGTGCGAGCGGTTCTTCGAACGCGATTTCACTCCGCGGCAGGACTTTCGGAACCCAGGCGACTCCACCGTCCCAGATGCCTGGCCGGTTACGTATGACGAAATGCGGACCTGGTACCGGGCGGCCGAACGACTTCTGGGAGTCCGCGGCCAGCTAGACCCTTTGCGACCAGAGGCCGCCGACGCCCAATTGCCGTCGGCGCCGCCATTTTCGGCGGCCAACCAGCCGCTGGTCGGCTATCTGGAAGGGCGCGGACTGCATCCGTACCACCTGCCGATGGCCTGTGACTACACCGACGGCTGCGCCACATGCCAGAGCTACTTGTGTTCGAAGTCGTGCAAGAACGACGCCGCTCGCAATGGCGTGCTCCCGGCTGTGACCGAGCATGGCGCGCACCTACTGACTGAATGTACGGCCGTGCGCCTAGAAGCCGACCGCACGCACATCCAGCAGGTGATCTGCGAGGACCGTTTCGGCACGCTGGCGCTTAAGGGCAAGGTGGTGGTATTGGCAGCCGGTGCGCTGGTCACGCCGGCCCTGTTACTCAACTCCCGTTCGGCCGATTGGCCTCGGGGGCTGGCGAACGGCTCAGACTTGGTGGGGCGCAATATGATGCGTCACCTAATCGACTTGATCGAGATCTGGCAACCTGACTTGAAGGTCACGACCCCCAACAAAGAGATCGGGATGAACGATTTCTATTTCTGGGAGGGTCAGAAATACGGCACCGTGCAATCCTTCGGCTCGATGCCGCCCATGGAGATCCTTACCAGCCGTCCCGGCGGGTGGCCAAAGATGTTGCGCCTCATGAATCCCGTCGTGGGCAGGGTGTACGAGCGGTTCCTCAACGGCGGACTTGTGCTGGCAGCGATGATGGAGGATCTACCTTATCTGGACAACCGCATCATGCCCTACGACAGGCCAAGCACCGATGGCCGCCAGCGGGTGCGCATGCAGTACCGCCTTCATCCCGGCGATATCGAGCGCCGAGAAGTGTTTTTACGCCAGGTGAAGGAAGTTTTGAAGCCCTTTCGCAAGCTCACTCTTCGAGGTGCCGAAGACAATAAGGCGTTGGCGCATATCTGCGGGACGTGCCGTTTTGGCGCCGACCCCAAAACGAGTGTGCTGGATCCACAGAACCGGGCACATGAGGTGGCCAACCTCTACGTGGTGGACACCTCGTTCTTCCCGTCCAGCGCCGGTCTGAATCCGAGCTTGACGGTTGCGGCCAACGCCTTGCGCGTAGGTGCACACATAAATCAGGCGCACTTTTCGAACTGACAGTTAGTCGCACCAGTTTCAGGTAGGCCGCCGAAGCGGAAGGCCCGCAGCGAGATAGATCGCGTCTATGACGCCCATCGTTTCGACCGCGTCTTCTGGCGATGTCTCTACGGGTTCTCCCCGCAGCACCGCGGCAGCGAAGGCATCGAGTTGATAGGCATACGAAGCTCGCCGCGAGAACCGCTCCACTCGCCTACCTTCAGTGGAGCGGACCGTCAGCCGATGAAAAGACTGCGGCATGACCGGATTGAGCACACTCAGCTTGCCGCGCTCACCAACCACCTTGGCGCTCAACTGCAGCACCCGCGCAGACCACATCGAGCATCGGACGCGCCCCGTGGCGCCGCTAACGAACCGCAGCTCTGCCGTCATCGCCCTGTCCACTTGCGGATCACGCAATTTCGCTTGCGCCGAAACGACTTCCGGCGTCGAACCGCCGAACGTGCGGACGATGTCGACCGCATAGCATCCGGCATCCATCGTCGCTCCACCGGCCAACGAATAGTCGTAGCGGATGTCGGAGAACTTCGGCAGGGGGAAACACACGGCTGCTTCCACCCGCTCGAGCGCTCCCAACTCCCCCGAAGCAATGATCTCCGCAACGCGCAGAGTCAACGGGTGGTAGCGGTAATGGAACGCTTCCATCACGACCTTGTCCGACTCTGCAGCGAATGAGGCAATTTCACGAGCCTCGGCAGCATTGGCAGCAAAAGGCTTCTCACACAACACATGTTTGCCCGCAAGGAGGGCGGCACGCGTCCACCTACCGTGCAAGCTATTTGGCAGCGGATTGTAGATGGCGTCAACGTCCGGATCACCAACCAGCGCCTCGTAAGTCTCGTGGACTCGTCCGATGTTGTGCTTGCCGGCAAAGGCCTGACCACGGACCACGTCGCGTGCCGCCACCGCGGTCACTTCGACTTCGGTGTTCTCTCGCGCTGGGTTGATAAGCGCCAGTGGCGCGATTCGGGCTGCGCCCAAGACGCCGATTCGCACCTTGGGTCCGCAAGACACGGGCCGATGCTAGCACTGGCCCACAATTCAAGGCTCAGGCGCGATCAGGGTCACCGCCAGACGCTGCGCCAGAACTCCCGCCGGTCTTTGATCCGAGCGCACGAGTTCCACAGTGTCCGCCAAAGGACCTGAAGGCAAGAATTTGCCGAGGCCGTTTGCGCCGCTGCTGAATCCGGGACGCTTACGCAATCTAGTCTGGCTTTGAGGAGGAACGGTCCTCTGAAGCTAGAAATTCGTCAAGGTAGGCGGGGGGTTTGAGATTGAGCAGCCGGACGCGGTCGGCCGCAAGATCCGCATAGCTCAGCGCCTCGATTTCCGCAGGCGAGTAATCCAAATCCGGCCCGGAATTCCCCCTGCGCACGACCCCCACTCCCCAGTCGCAATCAAGCACTGCGATTTGCAGGTCGCGTCGCGTGCTACGCAGTTCGACGATCGACTTCCAGACGTCGCCGCTCCAGTCGATCTCCCACCAGCGATTTTGCGCACGAAAGTCGGCGTACGATGTCGCGGGGCACGCGACCGAGGCCTTCGTCGGGTTGCAGTCGTGGATGAAAATTACGCCGTTTTCCCGCAGATAGCGCAAGGTGTGTTCTACGTCACGAACCACCTGCCCGTAGGTGTGAAGCCCATCGATCAGGGCGACGTCGACGCCGTGTTGCTCGAGAAAACCCGCCTGGCTCGTGAAGAACGCATCGCTGGTCGTCTCGAAGTAATGCGTAGCCTGCGCCTTGGCGTCTGCGCGCCTACGGGTCCGCGTCGAGAGCTTGAACGCCGGGTCTACGGCGATTTTCTCCTGGGCTGTGATGCGCCGAAACGCCGACCCGCGCGAAACGCCGATCTCCAGGTAGACACGGCTCGACCGCCTGCCCAGCGCCTGCTGAACGGCCTTGATCCGGTTCATGCGATAACCTCCCCCACGCTGCGGCCCGTGCTACTACGACGCCTGCATCCGAACACGAGCCCTAGTCTCCCTCTCCCAACTGCGCGTCTCCCGCTGATCGAATCGAAGGCAGCGCCGTTAACTCTCGCTTGTAACCTATCGCACCAAGGCTGCTGGAAGCAGCTCAAGGCTCGCCATTTGCACCAACCACAGGCGATGGACGGCCTGAAGAACGGCCCTCACAACTGACACTTTGGGCCGCTGCGACCCAGGGGACACTACTTCGAAAAGCTGCGCGACGGCGCGTGGAGTGGTGTGATTAGCACGCATTTCTGGCACCCAAGTAGTCCGAGGCGTGTTTGGCCTGCTCCGCGCTTTTAGGACTGCGGATTTCGCGGGAATTATGCCGCGAGCTGTGAATTCATGTATTCGATGCGGACTTCATGCGGCGTGCGGTAGCCCAACGCGGAGTGAAGTCTGCGCCGATTATAGAACAGTTCGATATAGCGGGCAATATCAGCTCTTGCTTTCTTCCGCGTCGGATACACCATGTGGTGCACACGTTCATTTTTCAGGGCTGCAAAGAATGATTCTGCGAGCGCGTTATCCCAACATATTCCGGTCCGCCCCAGCGAGGCTCTCATATCAAGGTCGGCGATTTTAATGGCGTAATCGGTCGAGGTGTATTGCGTCCCGCGGTCGGTGTGCATAATGCATCCCGGTTCCAGGGCGTGGTTGCGGGCAGCCATCTCCAGGGCGCCGGTGACCAGCTCGGTACGCATGTGATCGGCCATCGCGTAACCGATCACTTCTTTGTTGAAGCAGTCGATCACGGTCGCCAAATACAGCCACCCAGCCCAGGTCCGGATATAGGTGATGTCACCGACCAGCTTCACCCCGGGCCGATCCGCGGTGAAGTCACGGGCCACCAGATCAGGCACCGCGGTGGCGGACTCGCCGGCGATAGTGGTCCGCTTGTAAGGTTTCGGTTGCAGTGCAACGAGATTCAACTCGCGCATCAGTGTGCGCACCAACTCTGGGCCTACCCGTTCACCGGCGCGGACCAACTCGGCGTGGATGCGCCGATACCCGTACACGGCGCCGAAAGACGTGAACAGTGCGGCGATCTTGAGCTTGAGTTCCTCGCGGCGGCACATCGCCGCACTCGCCGGCCGGCCCCACCACTCGTAGAACCCCGATTTCGACACCCCCAGCCATTTCAGCATCTGCACGATCGTGGGAGCCATGCCCGCAAAGGTGGCACCGTCAGCGTGCTCCGCGGCGATGAACGCGTATTTCTGGCTCACCGTGGCTCCTTCGCGAAGTACGCTGCTGCTTTTTTTAAGAAGGCGAGTTCCATCGCCATTTCTCGGTTCTCGCGTTCCAATTCACGCAGCCGAGCACGTTCAGATAATTCCAGCGGCGGCTCGTCGGTGGCATGCGTTTCTCGATACTTCCGAACCCAGTTGCCGACAGTGGTATCACTGAGCCCGTGTTCGCGCGCGACCTCGGCGATGGACTTCTGCCCGTCCACCACCAGTCGGGCCGTTTCCTCCCGAAACTCCGGTGAGAACTTCTGATATTTCTTCGCCAATGCCGTTCATCCTTTCCAGTCGGACCCTATTTGGTCCGCAGTCCGGAGAACAGAGGGCACGCCAGTTGCCACGCGTACAATGCTTGGTACCGTCGCCGAGAGTGGCGGTTGATTGGGGGATCCGCGTTGAAATTTGCGCTTGCGAGCTTTGGTACCCGTGGCGATATCGAGCCGTCGGTTGCCGTGGGTCGGGAACTGCTGGCCAGGGGGCATGAGGTGCGCATCGCGGTGCCGCCGAACCAAGTGGATTTCGTCGAGGCAGCCGGACTTACGGCGGTGCCCTACGGCCTCGAAACGGAGGACGGGCTCCAGGAGGGGCTCGACGCCAACCGCGAATTCTGGACGTTGATATTCCACAAATTCTGGAAGATCAACGAACTTAAGACGGCATGGCACGGAGTCTGGGATCCGGTCGCCGACATGTGGGCACACATGAATACAACTTTGATGTCGCTCGCGGAGGGCGCCGATTTATTGTTGACGGGCTTGAATTTCGAGCAGGCCGCCGCCAATGTCGCGGAATACTACGACATTCCATTCGCCACCCTGCATTTCTTTCCTATCCGACCCAACGGGCAGCTGCTCGGGACCGTACCGTCACCTCTGACCCGATTTGGGATGTTGATGATGGGCACGGCGTCTTGGCACCTTTTCACGAAAAGGCTTGAGAATGTGCAGCGGCGCGAGCTGGGGCTGCCTGTGGCAACAACTCCCTCATGGCGACGGATATTCGACAGCGGTTCGCTTGAGATACAGGCTTATGACGAGGCCTGCTTTCCCGGGTTGGCGGACGAATGGGCGGAGGTGAATGATCAGCGGCCCTTCGTCGGACCGCTGACGATGGAATTGACCACCGACGTCGACGATGAAGTCGCGTCATGGATCGCCGCGGGACCGCCCCCCATTTGCTTCGGCTTTGGCAGCTTCGCGGTGGAATCTCCGGCTGCGATGGTGAAGATGATTAGCAGCGCCTGCTCAGAGTTGGGCGAACGGGCACTCATTTGCTCCGGCTGGACCGACTTCAGCGGTGTGCCCCATTATGACCACGTCAAGGTGGTCGGCGCGGTTAATTACGCAGCCACCTTCCCCCTCTGCCGTGCGGTCGTCCACCACGGTGGGGCCGGCACCACGGCGGCAAGCCTCCGCGCCGGGGTTCCCACGCTGATCCTCTGGACGATGCCCGACCAGCCCATCTGGGGAGCCCAGTTCAAGAGGTTGAAGGTCGGTGCGTCCCGGCGCTTTTCGACCACTACCCGCGAATCGCTGGTCGCGGACCTGCGACAAATACTTTCTCCGGACTACACACTTCGAGCCCGCGATCTCGCAAGCCGGATCACCAAACCCGTCGAATGCATCGTCAAGACCGCCGATATCGTCGAAAAGTTCGCCGCAGAGTCCGGGAGTTTTACGCGATCAGGACGGCGCACCTAGAGAGCGGCTAGGCCCAAGTCCCCTTGCGCCGGTTAGCCATTGCGGCCAGCTCGATCATCGGCTTGACAATGGCCGGGCGGAAGATTTTGGAGCGCAAATTGCTGGAGCGCCTACGGAAATCCTCGGACGCGGTACGGAAATCATGCTCGCTTGCCCGGTATGACTCGAAAACGCGGTTCAGCGTGGACTCGTCGACAGACTCGTCCCGCCCGGCCGCGCACAGCGCATCGTGCACGGTGGAAATCCAATCTGCGCCGAAGCGATCAGTCACCGCACCGGAGTACCGCTGGCGCCGTAGGTCGGGGGTGAGAAATTCATCGATTTCGCCCTCGTCCTTGATGGTCAGTTCAACGGGAAGCGCCGCGGAGATTCGTTTTACTTCGGTTCGCCAATCTTCCAGGAGGTTGGCGTACTCGACGAACACACGCGGCACGCCGCGAGTGTCGCGCTCAGCCAGCAGGTTGTACTTCAACCACAGCGCACTCGTTAGTTCCGGCGGGATCTGCCAGGACTTCGTGACCGAGGAGATGACCTCCTGCGGGTGGCGCACCGCAATCACGGCCGCAACCTGGAGTCCAGCAAGACGCGCCGCCTCGAACCACAGATCGGAGAGCACGGTAATTCGAGGGTCCTTGATGACAAACAGGGGCGCAGTCGGCAACGTGTCGAGATAGCGTTTGATCTTGGCTATGCCCGCGGCCTTCTCCTCCGCGCCGAAGGCACCTCCCTCTCGCAAGCGCAACGAAGGGTCGAACCAGGCGCTGCGCTGACGGTGCAGGATCGCCTCGTTGAGAGCGATGGCTTTGCGCGGCTCCCAGTTGCCACGCGGGTTGCCGGCATCGGCGCCTAACATCCCGGGCGGAAGCGAGCCACCGCACAGCGATAGAACTCGCGTGATGGCCGAAGTTCCCGACCGTTGCGTTCCCAGCACGAACACGACGACGGGCCGGGACGCCTTGTCGGCACCGGCGACGTCTTCCGAATGATAAGTGCTGGCAACACTTTTCGAAGGTGTAACGCTCCGGCCCGATCTCATTTCGAACCTAAACCTTTCCGTTGCCACTTCACAGACGACATGACGGTGTTGGGCCTTGCCACTTGACTCAGACTAACCCGTAGCACCTAGCAAATACGGGTGATGAACAATTTGATGCGGCTCGAAACCACGGTTGCTCTGAGGTTTTCAGTGATTTCAACACATACAACGTCACGCAGCCGAGATTGAATGGTAATAGAGGTTGTCCCGGGTCTCGTAGAAGTTGAGGTGGCGGTCCCCCGCTCGAAACCTG is part of the Mycolicibacterium tusciae JS617 genome and encodes:
- a CDS encoding class I SAM-dependent methyltransferase, whose translation is MKLGWEDKVPNSVLQSFIDAQWAIAAYRTKHHWLRVVMDRETRELVQSLGPQQLDVLEISGETWGHIEQFRTYRYVHYPEFDICATALDEQFDLIIAEQVWEHLLWPYRAGKNVYEMLRPGGHFLITTPFLVRIHGGWYSDCTRWTETGMKHFLAECGFDLERIQTGSWGNRACVRANFKRWAWKLPWRSLRNEPNFPVQVWAFAQK
- a CDS encoding GMC oxidoreductase; the protein is MKSQDATGGTVVARLNSANLLQFLIEELNLADGELTAREAEQVLWDVIVVGTGMGGGTLGYSLARSGRSVLFIEKGRSTLPAAAGAIRSAMPEVAEPLACRSPEGYFDALVRAGRSTDEIEDISGRVPRRFMPLIGSGTGGSSALYGMVCERFFERDFTPRQDFRNPGDSTVPDAWPVTYDEMRTWYRAAERLLGVRGQLDPLRPEAADAQLPSAPPFSAANQPLVGYLEGRGLHPYHLPMACDYTDGCATCQSYLCSKSCKNDAARNGVLPAVTEHGAHLLTECTAVRLEADRTHIQQVICEDRFGTLALKGKVVVLAAGALVTPALLLNSRSADWPRGLANGSDLVGRNMMRHLIDLIEIWQPDLKVTTPNKEIGMNDFYFWEGQKYGTVQSFGSMPPMEILTSRPGGWPKMLRLMNPVVGRVYERFLNGGLVLAAMMEDLPYLDNRIMPYDRPSTDGRQRVRMQYRLHPGDIERREVFLRQVKEVLKPFRKLTLRGAEDNKALAHICGTCRFGADPKTSVLDPQNRAHEVANLYVVDTSFFPSSAGLNPSLTVAANALRVGAHINQAHFSN
- a CDS encoding Gfo/Idh/MocA family protein, coding for MSCGPKVRIGVLGAARIAPLALINPARENTEVEVTAVAARDVVRGQAFAGKHNIGRVHETYEALVGDPDVDAIYNPLPNSLHGRWTRAALLAGKHVLCEKPFAANAAEAREIASFAAESDKVVMEAFHYRYHPLTLRVAEIIASGELGALERVEAAVCFPLPKFSDIRYDYSLAGGATMDAGCYAVDIVRTFGGSTPEVVSAQAKLRDPQVDRAMTAELRFVSGATGRVRCSMWSARVLQLSAKVVGERGKLSVLNPVMPQSFHRLTVRSTEGRRVERFSRRASYAYQLDAFAAAVLRGEPVETSPEDAVETMGVIDAIYLAAGLPLRRPT
- a CDS encoding class I SAM-dependent methyltransferase, translating into MNRIKAVQQALGRRSSRVYLEIGVSRGSAFRRITAQEKIAVDPAFKLSTRTRRRADAKAQATHYFETTSDAFFTSQAGFLEQHGVDVALIDGLHTYGQVVRDVEHTLRYLRENGVIFIHDCNPTKASVACPATSYADFRAQNRWWEIDWSGDVWKSIVELRSTRRDLQIAVLDCDWGVGVVRRGNSGPDLDYSPAEIEALSYADLAADRVRLLNLKPPAYLDEFLASEDRSSSKPD
- a CDS encoding IS3 family transposase (programmed frameshift); protein product: MAKKYQKFSPEFREETARLVVDGQKSIAEVAREHGLSDTTVGNWVRKYRETHATDEPPLELSERARLRELERENREMAMELAFLKKAAGVLREGATVSQKYAFIAAEHADGATFAGMAPTIVQMLKWLGVSKSGFYEWWGRPASAAMCRREELKLKIAALFTSFGAVYGYRRIHAELVRAGERVGPELVRTLMRELNLVALQPKPYKRTTIAGESATAVPDLVARDFTADRPGVKLVGDITYIRTWAGWLYLATVIDCFNKEVIGYAMADHMRTELVTGALEMAARNHALEPGCIMHTDRGTQYTSTDYAIKIADLDMRASLGRTGICWDNALAESFFAALKNERVHHMVYPTRKKARADIARYIELFYNRRRLHSALGYRTPHEVRIEYMNSQLAA
- a CDS encoding glycosyltransferase, which gives rise to MKFALASFGTRGDIEPSVAVGRELLARGHEVRIAVPPNQVDFVEAAGLTAVPYGLETEDGLQEGLDANREFWTLIFHKFWKINELKTAWHGVWDPVADMWAHMNTTLMSLAEGADLLLTGLNFEQAAANVAEYYDIPFATLHFFPIRPNGQLLGTVPSPLTRFGMLMMGTASWHLFTKRLENVQRRELGLPVATTPSWRRIFDSGSLEIQAYDEACFPGLADEWAEVNDQRPFVGPLTMELTTDVDDEVASWIAAGPPPICFGFGSFAVESPAAMVKMISSACSELGERALICSGWTDFSGVPHYDHVKVVGAVNYAATFPLCRAVVHHGGAGTTAASLRAGVPTLILWTMPDQPIWGAQFKRLKVGASRRFSTTTRESLVADLRQILSPDYTLRARDLASRITKPVECIVKTADIVEKFAAESGSFTRSGRRT
- a CDS encoding sulfotransferase family protein, with the protein product MRSGRSVTPSKSVASTYHSEDVAGADKASRPVVVFVLGTQRSGTSAITRVLSLCGGSLPPGMLGADAGNPRGNWEPRKAIALNEAILHRQRSAWFDPSLRLREGGAFGAEEKAAGIAKIKRYLDTLPTAPLFVIKDPRITVLSDLWFEAARLAGLQVAAVIAVRHPQEVISSVTKSWQIPPELTSALWLKYNLLAERDTRGVPRVFVEYANLLEDWRTEVKRISAALPVELTIKDEGEIDEFLTPDLRRQRYSGAVTDRFGADWISTVHDALCAAGRDESVDESTLNRVFESYRASEHDFRTASEDFRRRSSNLRSKIFRPAIVKPMIELAAMANRRKGTWA